A portion of the Paenibacillus sonchi genome contains these proteins:
- the ssb gene encoding single-stranded DNA-binding protein, translating into MLNRIILIGRLTRDPELRYTPAGVAVTQFTLAVDRNFTGQNGEREADFIPIVTWRQLAETCANYLRKGRLTAVEGRVQVRHYENNEGKRVYVTEVIADNVRFLESASHQNRSNSGSNLPEEPTYSGSGRGNSNNRDPFSGEGKPIDISDDDLPF; encoded by the coding sequence ATGCTCAATCGTATAATTCTTATTGGTAGATTAACTAGAGACCCGGAGCTCCGCTATACTCCTGCTGGAGTTGCTGTAACTCAGTTTACGCTTGCTGTAGACCGAAATTTTACGGGGCAGAATGGTGAACGTGAAGCTGATTTTATTCCAATCGTTACTTGGAGACAATTGGCGGAGACCTGTGCGAATTACTTGCGCAAGGGTCGCCTGACTGCAGTAGAAGGACGTGTCCAAGTACGGCACTATGAAAATAACGAAGGTAAGCGTGTATACGTTACTGAAGTGATTGCCGATAACGTCCGTTTCTTGGAATCAGCCTCACATCAAAATAGGTCCAATAGCGGATCAAACCTCCCTGAAGAACCGACCTATTCTGGTAGCGGACGTGGGAATAGCAATAACAGAGATCCTTTTTCAGGTGAAGGGAAACCAATCGACATCTCGGATGATGATTTGCCATTCTAA
- a CDS encoding aspartyl-phosphate phosphatase Spo0E family protein, with protein sequence MGKKSMPMQLQIERARKRLHALTEKHRNFLHPAVIKQSMVLDELINQYNRIGEQQIKKPIG encoded by the coding sequence ATGGGAAAAAAAAGCATGCCCATGCAATTACAAATTGAACGTGCCAGGAAACGTCTTCACGCCCTGACAGAAAAACACAGGAATTTTCTGCATCCTGCCGTAATCAAGCAATCTATGGTATTGGATGAATTAATTAATCAGTATAATAGGATAGGAGAGCAGCAAATAAAAAAGCCGATTGGATGA
- a CDS encoding helix-turn-helix domain-containing protein: MLEKNLKGTHHKLSYYRYRPTGVEEPKLRNVRDSEQTYTIKEMEKVYIKEEDVKRFSLDKHGQPIPYVDGHMTIISNYIYDYWGHFLSAEGVALYGHLKRYCYGDKDYCWPDLKLISQKMGKTRNTVKKYLSILEQYGFALMFNVQNSDKNNMEESPLYKIRKQVPFLPVELYEQLPPELKVDHDRYMQSITDQFDQIQDLASTVDYMDIYEDMLKSGKVLRKIKSPLERDKELLIKLKQLESKKTEQDKLIWADFIARIQKKVTKPVFDTWFKGTFCIKRDSLYTIYCPHSFIQSWLKERLHSLIFDTLREIDPEFKEINYTFIGQE, translated from the coding sequence ATGCTTGAGAAAAACCTGAAAGGTACGCACCATAAGCTATCCTACTACCGCTACCGTCCCACGGGTGTTGAAGAACCCAAATTACGAAATGTTAGAGATTCTGAACAAACCTATACCATTAAAGAAATGGAAAAGGTATATATCAAGGAAGAAGATGTGAAACGCTTCTCTCTCGACAAGCATGGTCAACCTATCCCCTATGTTGATGGCCATATGACAATCATCAGCAACTACATATATGATTACTGGGGACATTTTCTATCAGCTGAAGGAGTCGCTCTTTACGGTCATTTGAAGAGATATTGTTATGGGGATAAGGATTATTGCTGGCCCGATCTTAAACTGATCAGTCAAAAGATGGGGAAAACCCGGAATACCGTAAAGAAATACTTGTCCATTCTCGAACAGTATGGCTTTGCATTAATGTTTAATGTACAGAACTCGGACAAAAATAACATGGAAGAAAGCCCCTTATACAAAATCAGAAAACAGGTACCTTTTCTCCCAGTTGAGCTTTATGAGCAACTTCCTCCGGAACTCAAGGTTGATCATGATAGGTATATGCAATCGATAACCGATCAATTTGATCAGATTCAGGATCTCGCTTCAACCGTTGACTATATGGACATATATGAAGACATGCTGAAAAGCGGAAAAGTCTTGCGAAAGATAAAATCCCCACTGGAACGAGATAAAGAACTACTGATCAAATTAAAACAGCTTGAAAGTAAAAAAACGGAACAAGATAAACTAATCTGGGCTGATTTCATAGCTCGAATTCAAAAGAAGGTCACTAAGCCGGTTTTTGACACTTGGTTCAAGGGTACCTTTTGTATAAAACGTGATTCACTTTATACCATCTATTGCCCACACTCGTTTATACAATCATGGTTAAAGGAACGGTTACATTCTTTAATATTTGATACATTACGTGAAATAGATCCAGAATTTAAGGAAATTAATTATACTTTCATAGGGCAAGAATAA
- a CDS encoding C39 family peptidase produces the protein MPHALSSSNLINQASSSIHYPGGGGDVFHDTNFYSYCGKSGATGTIAENGCAITSVAMFSLYKGGLSNSNENTYNAVAKATQYATNKTADLYTSGFTYSTTIGGQNISVTSTVISDVSEEVENGNVCMVRLYTDSRHTHYVLVDGWDSSASGFYRYLVCDPSGGVKITLADVMQRMWGYQDASLITQKFLLS, from the coding sequence ATGCCACATGCACTTTCGTCTTCTAATCTGATCAACCAAGCTAGTTCTTCGATTCACTATCCTGGTGGTGGGGGTGACGTTTTTCATGATACCAACTTTTACTCATATTGCGGCAAATCGGGCGCAACTGGGACCATCGCGGAAAATGGATGTGCAATTACTTCTGTAGCCATGTTTTCACTGTATAAGGGCGGTCTGTCCAATAGCAATGAAAACACATATAATGCTGTTGCAAAAGCAACACAATATGCTACAAACAAAACAGCTGATTTATACACATCAGGCTTCACCTATTCGACAACAATTGGCGGTCAGAACATTTCTGTAACTAGTACTGTAATTTCTGACGTTTCTGAGGAAGTTGAGAACGGTAATGTCTGTATGGTGCGGCTGTATACTGATTCTCGTCATACCCATTATGTATTAGTGGACGGATGGGATTCCTCGGCTTCCGGTTTTTACCGATATCTTGTTTGCGATCCTAGTGGCGGTGTTAAGATAACGTTGGCTGATGTAATGCAGCGGATGTGGGGATACCAAGATGCTTCGCTTATTACTCAAAAATTTCTACTCAGTTAA
- a CDS encoding DEAD/DEAH box helicase family protein has translation MKHMEFKHKDVYVKVHTPLIITRLNEEKKKTELVYANVIDIDSRVQAVFAQFSHLRKAEDVYFSLTHAPRIGEKNYDKSSWSVRPAGGYKCQSQRENETLVSGLIVSEQILFRSGDGLTILAWDGNFEEKLFWAIEAHYETPMLQEWIPYIISQLKQDKLLTPLTVHDFTGDFPLLSAYDLLAPEEILEDYLSKGLVNGNIHLTENPVKGKTDLGVELQEKRNSSFQMLHDGPQVDERAEERNTLGGIETIGDYLNLFGADLIRRLNEEYIPVHHPGKDEPLKILNEIKRPLFKAQAHVTTALLKGFKKQRRQLLIGEMGTGKTSMSIAVWFALAAELLNGCGRVIYMVPNHLTKKTKREIEHLLSKSVFEITYLHHFEDVLHLRNSRKFNRKPQKMEVYIIARDTAKLGYIYEPAAKWVDRTYFSEKKGYEKTHFQGWVCPDCGGQLMKEENDSLVPMEYDSFLNKHGKPTRRRYNLRCSNHVRLYKHPDPEQDEYRECGCALWQAKNKNKSSYSGKSRAMDGGAPRKVSPADLFKRYFKNKFDIAIGDECHELTGGSAQAHAFHVLMGCARYTLAMTGTLGNGYASNLFELFFRMFPKRMKDNGFVWGEVGRWIDLYGIRERVTKTKKEDTALNSSSNGSKRGSIKELPAAAPQLFTDMLSDVACFIQMSDMFEVLPKLSEGPMFVPMAGDRKFVSSSVRRERNPGQKKRTLTKIMRLVAPEWYMERSLSVVEKLLRRAVQNELENGGQSVLLGSLVNTLLSYPDIPFNFNGVYHPDTGREIVPPHYRLSERVLYPKELQLIKYVRARIKAGRKVAVFATFTGKLGTLQRLQQLLNERGIKTAVLDSNVKSAEREEWIEQREREGIQVLLCNPILVSTGLDLLSFSSLFFYQTGYRLTIVRQAGRRHWRIGQKNLCETVYCGYKNTMQELAINLMAAKMSAAMALEGQFSEEGLTALTDSSGGSLANELAKRFVGNKIEGVESAESIWGKMSIDASELIQINNQEPEILEAAEEIQVETYTGVTKEEVLSSWISATVPDDLHHRFHQQLDFVVAHIDKGIDGLSISQDLFLSTTELVWEPAKAPRREVEFRRWLFALTNMPVQPEEKVKEWQKEVHVITGSAREKTKKSLRVTEGQLAFNF, from the coding sequence ATGAAACATATGGAGTTTAAACATAAAGATGTATACGTAAAGGTCCATACCCCTTTAATCATCACTCGGTTGAATGAGGAAAAGAAAAAAACAGAGCTGGTATATGCAAACGTAATCGACATTGATTCGAGGGTTCAGGCTGTATTTGCACAGTTTAGCCATCTCCGAAAAGCGGAGGACGTGTACTTTAGTCTAACACATGCACCAAGAATTGGAGAGAAGAACTATGACAAATCATCCTGGTCGGTTCGGCCTGCAGGAGGGTATAAGTGCCAATCTCAACGGGAGAATGAAACCCTCGTGTCTGGCCTTATCGTCAGTGAGCAAATTTTATTTCGTAGTGGAGATGGATTAACGATCTTAGCTTGGGATGGAAACTTTGAAGAAAAACTCTTTTGGGCCATCGAAGCCCATTATGAAACGCCCATGCTCCAAGAATGGATTCCATATATCATTTCTCAGTTAAAACAAGACAAGCTTCTTACTCCTTTAACTGTCCATGACTTCACCGGTGATTTCCCCCTCTTATCTGCCTATGATTTACTGGCGCCAGAAGAGATCCTGGAGGATTATCTCTCCAAAGGTTTGGTGAATGGGAACATTCACTTAACTGAAAATCCTGTGAAGGGGAAAACTGATTTGGGAGTAGAGCTACAGGAGAAACGTAACAGCAGCTTTCAAATGCTGCATGATGGACCACAAGTTGACGAACGGGCTGAGGAAAGGAATACCCTTGGCGGAATCGAAACCATCGGTGATTACCTTAATTTATTCGGCGCGGATCTAATTCGCCGCTTAAATGAAGAATACATCCCTGTCCATCATCCAGGGAAAGACGAACCACTTAAAATCTTAAATGAGATCAAACGCCCATTGTTCAAAGCACAGGCACATGTGACAACAGCTCTGCTTAAAGGGTTTAAAAAACAACGAAGACAGCTGTTGATAGGTGAAATGGGCACGGGTAAAACGAGCATGTCAATTGCTGTCTGGTTTGCACTAGCAGCTGAACTGCTAAATGGATGCGGCCGTGTGATTTACATGGTGCCCAATCATCTGACCAAAAAAACGAAACGGGAAATCGAGCACTTGCTCAGTAAATCAGTCTTCGAAATTACGTATTTGCATCATTTTGAGGATGTACTCCATTTACGTAATAGCCGTAAGTTTAATCGGAAACCGCAAAAAATGGAAGTCTATATCATAGCGAGGGATACCGCAAAATTAGGCTATATCTATGAACCCGCTGCGAAATGGGTAGATCGTACGTACTTCTCCGAAAAGAAGGGCTATGAAAAAACACATTTTCAAGGCTGGGTTTGTCCAGATTGCGGCGGCCAGTTAATGAAGGAAGAGAATGATAGCTTGGTTCCGATGGAGTATGATTCCTTTCTTAATAAGCATGGAAAACCTACCCGGCGCAGATATAATTTACGCTGCTCCAATCATGTACGGCTATATAAACATCCGGATCCAGAGCAAGATGAGTATCGTGAATGTGGCTGTGCTTTATGGCAAGCCAAAAATAAAAACAAAAGTAGTTATTCCGGGAAATCCCGTGCAATGGATGGCGGAGCTCCCCGGAAGGTTTCACCTGCTGACCTCTTCAAGCGGTATTTCAAGAATAAGTTTGATATCGCAATTGGGGATGAATGTCACGAGCTAACCGGTGGTAGCGCGCAAGCCCATGCTTTTCATGTTCTAATGGGCTGCGCTAGATATACCTTGGCAATGACCGGGACCTTGGGGAATGGCTACGCTAGCAACTTATTTGAGTTATTTTTTCGTATGTTTCCCAAGCGAATGAAAGACAATGGTTTTGTTTGGGGAGAGGTCGGACGCTGGATCGATCTATATGGCATCCGGGAGCGAGTTACAAAAACTAAAAAAGAAGATACCGCTCTGAATAGTTCAAGTAATGGCTCCAAGCGTGGAAGTATTAAGGAACTGCCAGCTGCAGCTCCGCAGTTGTTTACAGATATGCTAAGTGATGTCGCTTGTTTCATCCAAATGTCTGACATGTTTGAAGTACTGCCCAAGCTAAGTGAAGGACCGATGTTTGTTCCGATGGCTGGAGACAGAAAGTTTGTATCCAGCAGTGTACGGAGAGAACGGAACCCTGGACAGAAGAAGCGAACTCTGACGAAAATCATGCGGCTAGTGGCACCAGAGTGGTATATGGAACGAAGCCTATCTGTAGTAGAGAAATTACTTCGACGTGCTGTTCAAAATGAACTTGAAAATGGGGGGCAATCAGTTCTCCTCGGAAGTCTGGTAAACACACTCCTCAGTTATCCGGATATTCCGTTTAACTTTAATGGAGTATATCATCCCGACACCGGAAGAGAAATTGTGCCTCCTCATTACAGGTTGAGCGAAAGAGTTCTCTATCCAAAGGAACTTCAACTGATAAAGTATGTACGTGCCCGGATTAAAGCCGGCCGGAAGGTGGCCGTTTTTGCTACATTCACCGGAAAATTAGGAACACTACAGCGGCTTCAGCAATTACTGAACGAACGGGGCATTAAGACTGCGGTTCTTGATTCAAATGTTAAGTCTGCTGAGCGAGAAGAATGGATTGAGCAGAGAGAACGTGAGGGCATCCAAGTGTTACTTTGTAATCCAATTTTAGTGTCTACTGGGCTTGATCTACTCTCTTTTTCCTCACTGTTCTTCTATCAAACTGGTTATCGACTTACTATTGTCCGGCAAGCGGGGCGCCGGCACTGGCGCATAGGGCAGAAAAACCTCTGCGAAACGGTATATTGCGGGTATAAGAACACCATGCAGGAGCTTGCCATCAACTTAATGGCAGCCAAAATGAGTGCGGCTATGGCACTTGAAGGACAATTCAGCGAAGAAGGTCTTACGGCTTTGACGGATAGCTCAGGCGGCAGTCTAGCCAATGAGCTCGCAAAACGGTTTGTAGGGAATAAAATAGAAGGGGTAGAGAGCGCTGAATCAATCTGGGGGAAAATGAGTATTGATGCTTCTGAGCTGATTCAGATCAATAATCAGGAACCCGAAATATTGGAGGCCGCTGAGGAAATTCAAGTAGAGACATATACTGGGGTTACTAAAGAGGAAGTATTGTCCTCCTGGATCTCGGCCACTGTTCCAGATGATTTACATCATCGGTTCCATCAGCAGCTTGACTTTGTTGTGGCTCATATTGATAAGGGGATTGATGGTTTATCAATCTCACAAGACCTTTTCTTGAGTACGACTGAACTTGTGTGGGAGCCGGCAAAGGCACCTAGAAGAGAAGTTGAATTCCGTCGCTGGCTATTTGCACTGACAAACATGCCGGTTCAGCCGGAAGAGAAAGTGAAAGAATGGCAGAAGGAAGTGCATGTAATTACTGGTTCAGCACGCGAGAAAACTAAAAAATCTCTCCGGGTTACTGAAGGACAACTTGCATTTAATTTTTAA
- a CDS encoding XRE family transcriptional regulator: protein MINNTMKCTLRNYQNIEYGVVIPNVTLALLISHLYKIDPREVDEWKYPDKRTNL, encoded by the coding sequence ATGATCAACAACACCATGAAATGCACTTTACGAAACTACCAGAACATTGAATACGGTGTCGTGATCCCGAACGTCACCTTGGCGCTTCTAATTAGCCACTTGTATAAGATTGATCCCCGCGAAGTGGACGAGTGGAAATACCCGGATAAACGTACCAATCTGTAG
- a CDS encoding PadR family transcriptional regulator — translation MRNQNTTEKDVSLGHVVKVQQVIDFMVLAELQKGRRYGKQMDQAIIHALDGVGVNDGYLSTRLRKLSSLGHVSDYWDSDQRYFRYYEITESGLEYFQQLLRDLPERVDLALKVYLKFQSIILKYE, via the coding sequence TTGCGGAATCAAAATACGACAGAGAAAGATGTGTCCCTTGGCCATGTGGTTAAGGTGCAGCAAGTGATTGATTTTATGGTACTGGCGGAGCTGCAGAAGGGTAGGCGCTATGGCAAGCAAATGGACCAGGCTATTATTCATGCCCTGGATGGCGTTGGAGTAAACGATGGTTACTTGAGCACACGTTTAAGGAAGCTTTCCTCTCTCGGTCATGTATCTGATTATTGGGATAGTGATCAGCGGTATTTCCGTTATTACGAAATTACTGAATCTGGGTTAGAGTATTTTCAGCAGCTGCTAAGAGATTTGCCGGAGAGAGTGGATCTTGCGCTGAAGGTTTATCTGAAGTTTCAGTCGATCATTCTGAAATATGAGTAA
- a CDS encoding dihydrofolate reductase family protein gives MAKIVFALNQSLDGFVDHDHKAFQPDPVLFRHFIDDVSGLAGCLYGRRMYETMRYWDGDHFEWDAPEREYAAAWQSKPKWVVSRTLKSVGPNASLIEGDLTAAIRGLKAQYEGEIEVAGPELAHSITELGLVDEYRLYLHPVVLGHGKPFFAGPRPPLRLVASDRIGEKVIRLTYVPA, from the coding sequence ATGGCAAAGATTGTTTTCGCTTTGAACCAGTCTCTGGACGGATTCGTCGACCACGACCACAAGGCATTTCAGCCCGACCCCGTGCTATTCCGTCATTTCATCGACGACGTGAGCGGCCTTGCCGGCTGCCTGTACGGGCGCCGCATGTACGAGACCATGCGGTATTGGGACGGAGACCATTTTGAATGGGATGCGCCGGAAAGGGAATACGCAGCCGCGTGGCAAAGCAAACCGAAGTGGGTGGTGTCGAGGACGTTAAAGTCCGTCGGTCCGAACGCTTCTCTGATCGAGGGCGACCTCACAGCGGCCATACGTGGGCTGAAGGCTCAGTATGAAGGGGAGATTGAAGTTGCCGGGCCGGAGTTGGCCCACAGTATAACGGAGCTCGGTCTCGTTGATGAGTATCGACTCTATCTCCATCCAGTCGTGCTGGGTCACGGCAAGCCGTTCTTCGCCGGTCCGCGGCCGCCGCTGCGCCTCGTGGCAAGCGATCGAATTGGCGAGAAGGTGATCAGATTGACCTACGTTCCAGCTTAG
- a CDS encoding DNA polymerase III subunit beta, which produces MGTLLDERTYGMDHEEENITGRGITFEVSQASLMSILTVCEGIIPKSGAAMPILQSIKFDLINETLFVTATDVTQSLLYQLDVKNVAGVNGSYLFPAKEGIELIKRLPRKTLTLEQQDSTLLITYGANRTAMVRILDAEQYPALPSMESVEQLSIPYETLRRSSIGTLFASMEESTPALLGIHIHCCDGRLAFSATDRHRIFNFVSDVAIMDPDSFSSGIVPAKNFKRIVDSFKGAKSTEEYELGMTHNYLILRNSSFVYFGKLLEANFPDLQRTLNAADQGKMVSFSRKEMSETLYRALSLKTENNRITLEVNAAGEFIVHKASEDNEVREEIPNAVVEEGEYPVMKFNGEFLKETLLMGDPTVDIIQLRLTGQRNPGYVTLEGDPSVLAILLPCV; this is translated from the coding sequence ATGGGAACACTTTTGGATGAGAGAACTTACGGAATGGACCACGAAGAGGAAAACATCACTGGCAGGGGAATAACGTTTGAAGTAAGCCAGGCAAGTCTCATGTCGATTTTGACTGTTTGTGAGGGCATTATCCCCAAATCTGGCGCTGCTATGCCGATTCTTCAATCGATAAAATTCGATCTGATCAATGAGACGCTATTTGTTACGGCCACTGATGTTACGCAGTCGCTACTATACCAGCTTGACGTCAAGAACGTTGCAGGAGTAAACGGATCTTATTTGTTCCCTGCCAAAGAAGGAATTGAACTGATTAAGCGGCTCCCACGAAAAACGCTCACTTTGGAGCAACAAGATTCAACCCTACTGATCACCTATGGGGCCAATCGAACAGCGATGGTGCGGATATTAGATGCTGAGCAATATCCAGCCTTGCCAAGCATGGAGTCGGTAGAGCAGCTATCCATCCCGTATGAAACCTTGAGACGGTCTTCTATAGGTACATTGTTTGCCTCGATGGAAGAAAGTACACCAGCCTTGCTGGGCATTCATATACACTGCTGCGATGGAAGGCTGGCTTTCTCTGCAACTGATCGACACCGGATCTTTAACTTTGTGTCAGATGTAGCCATCATGGATCCGGATTCGTTTTCTTCAGGAATCGTTCCGGCGAAGAACTTTAAAAGAATCGTTGATTCTTTTAAGGGAGCGAAGAGTACTGAAGAATATGAGCTGGGAATGACACATAACTATTTGATCCTACGTAACTCGAGCTTTGTGTATTTCGGAAAATTGCTTGAGGCTAATTTTCCGGATCTGCAGCGCACTCTGAATGCAGCTGACCAAGGTAAAATGGTTAGTTTTTCCAGAAAGGAAATGAGTGAGACATTATATCGTGCATTAAGCCTTAAAACCGAGAATAATCGAATTACGCTTGAAGTCAATGCTGCAGGTGAGTTTATTGTTCATAAGGCATCCGAGGATAATGAAGTACGTGAAGAGATCCCGAATGCGGTTGTTGAGGAAGGAGAATACCCCGTGATGAAGTTCAATGGGGAATTTTTAAAAGAAACTTTACTCATGGGTGATCCGACAGTAGATATCATTCAACTGCGCTTGACTGGCCAACGCAATCCCGGCTATGTGACGCTTGAAGGCGATCCTTCGGTATTGGCCATTCTGTTGCCTTGTGTATAA
- a CDS encoding DUF6094 domain-containing protein, producing MNDLKGMFNRIANNKIRMGNYETIEEDLVCLRSLLQFPNTPFSIVDFCAGSGRAIETLAKESTAVTFGIEPNEEKYLELRERVDFALYGGYEECRMNKDTFRLCYLNPPYDRDSETLESKVERKEKRFLRQLLPYVSTDGILIYNIPRRWMKKDIVTLLVANLDDIRIFQSHDDTYQQVYTIGRKRREKYIDRNLVLQILDLMDEENHLQRLPVSDEPLYKVQPGNVAPKYFRSMRMDVDQLRAVIQESALTHKGMLWTTPKKPAAKLQPLLPDKEMHRVLRMASGRLNGKVGSGYLLHVLKGIVKKELQVSTETIGNEVVETEKEVFKITFKLIDRFGNIRKIEN from the coding sequence ATGAATGACCTCAAAGGAATGTTTAATCGGATTGCCAATAACAAGATCCGCATGGGCAATTACGAGACCATCGAAGAAGACTTGGTCTGTTTACGAAGCTTGCTGCAATTTCCGAATACACCATTCTCCATCGTCGATTTCTGTGCCGGCAGCGGGCGTGCAATCGAAACCTTAGCTAAAGAATCAACAGCAGTTACGTTTGGGATCGAACCCAATGAAGAGAAGTACTTGGAATTACGCGAGCGTGTAGACTTTGCCTTGTATGGCGGATATGAAGAATGCCGGATGAACAAGGATACCTTTCGGCTCTGTTATTTGAATCCCCCCTATGATAGAGACAGTGAAACGCTGGAGTCGAAAGTTGAGCGTAAAGAAAAACGTTTTTTACGGCAGTTGCTGCCCTATGTTTCTACTGATGGGATTCTGATTTATAACATTCCGAGAAGATGGATGAAGAAGGATATTGTGACCTTGTTGGTGGCGAACCTTGATGATATCCGAATCTTCCAGTCTCACGATGATACTTACCAACAGGTCTATACGATTGGACGGAAGCGGAGGGAGAAATATATTGATCGGAACCTGGTGCTGCAGATCCTTGATTTAATGGATGAAGAAAACCATTTGCAACGACTACCTGTCAGTGATGAGCCGTTATATAAAGTTCAGCCTGGAAACGTAGCACCCAAATACTTTCGTTCGATGCGAATGGATGTGGACCAGCTGCGTGCAGTGATCCAGGAGTCAGCATTAACTCATAAAGGGATGCTCTGGACGACGCCAAAGAAGCCCGCGGCGAAGCTGCAGCCTCTTTTGCCTGATAAGGAGATGCACCGAGTACTGCGGATGGCCAGCGGCCGACTGAACGGAAAGGTTGGGAGCGGTTATCTTCTTCATGTGCTTAAAGGAATTGTGAAGAAGGAGCTTCAAGTAAGCACAGAGACGATTGGGAACGAAGTGGTGGAAACGGAAAAAGAGGTCTTTAAGATTACATTTAAGCTGATAGACCGCTTTGGCAATATACGAAAGATTGAAAATTAA
- a CDS encoding helix-turn-helix domain-containing protein — translation MEIENIRETLMKYMRKNNMSYSRFSELSGINSGTLSRVLQGSRPISVRQLDSITKGMGLAEDFLFDAYVEECFAFNVSMRRIRPFVLKCAVLGRLDCIERIVPPLLDNLSYVPAMFDVAEELLASKHNQAAALIYRHVSEAEKYQHSERLALCRYRLFLINLGEDLEENMRAATQFEPYVNRLDEADQLEALKQLMHVFGMVHKWEKVDALAKEMHKVATIQYDLQCRSERSEEIQKRAERPLYYYILYSYLARSTASEECGDYKRALEFVDLYAGGKNWVQEKDEEAKRILGQFSEWAVANTLLYRLMSGEVEVLNEYADYIASQEDEIFIAVSNMVKAANLYELNIDSILERFAAFIPYQSDKTDFGEYKPAILKESYAQFLGDLAVYRFNTNEDIDNAIELLLQSLNLSIIINSGKNIINCITLFEEYRDYADLQAKEKFKKLSSEVHRLAKKSVILLGSL, via the coding sequence TTGGAAATAGAAAATATACGAGAGACTTTAATGAAGTACATGCGGAAAAACAACATGAGCTACTCACGTTTTTCTGAACTTTCCGGAATAAATTCTGGAACACTTAGTCGGGTTCTCCAAGGCAGCAGGCCAATATCAGTACGTCAATTAGATTCAATTACAAAGGGGATGGGGTTAGCTGAAGATTTTCTATTTGATGCTTACGTAGAAGAGTGCTTTGCCTTTAATGTATCAATGCGTAGGATACGCCCGTTTGTCTTGAAGTGCGCGGTGCTGGGGCGTTTGGATTGTATTGAGCGAATCGTGCCCCCTTTATTGGATAATTTGTCTTATGTCCCAGCGATGTTTGATGTGGCTGAAGAACTGCTTGCCAGCAAGCATAATCAAGCTGCGGCGCTCATCTACAGACATGTCAGCGAAGCTGAGAAATACCAGCATTCGGAACGGCTTGCGCTTTGTCGTTACCGTTTGTTCCTGATTAATTTAGGAGAGGATCTTGAAGAGAATATGCGCGCGGCAACTCAATTTGAGCCGTACGTCAATCGTCTCGATGAAGCGGATCAGCTTGAAGCTTTAAAGCAATTGATGCATGTTTTTGGAATGGTTCACAAATGGGAGAAAGTCGATGCTTTAGCCAAGGAGATGCACAAGGTTGCAACCATTCAGTATGATTTACAATGCCGTTCTGAACGATCAGAAGAAATCCAGAAACGGGCGGAACGCCCTTTATATTACTATATTTTGTATTCTTATCTGGCTCGATCTACAGCTAGTGAAGAGTGTGGGGACTACAAGAGAGCTTTGGAATTTGTGGATCTGTATGCAGGCGGTAAAAATTGGGTTCAAGAAAAGGATGAGGAAGCTAAACGAATTCTTGGACAATTTTCGGAATGGGCTGTTGCCAACACTTTGCTCTATCGTTTGATGTCCGGAGAAGTGGAGGTTTTGAACGAGTATGCGGATTACATAGCATCGCAAGAAGATGAAATATTCATTGCTGTAAGTAACATGGTCAAAGCAGCGAATTTATATGAGTTGAATATTGATAGCATCCTGGAACGTTTTGCAGCATTTATTCCTTATCAATCGGACAAAACGGATTTTGGCGAGTATAAACCGGCTATTTTAAAAGAGAGCTACGCTCAATTTCTTGGTGACTTGGCCGTGTATCGTTTCAATACAAATGAGGATATTGATAATGCAATAGAACTTCTTTTACAAAGTTTAAATTTATCGATTATAATAAATAGTGGAAAAAATATAATTAATTGTATTACTCTTTTTGAGGAATATAGAGATTATGCAGATCTCCAAGCGAAGGAGAAATTCAAAAAACTATCAAGTGAGGTGCATCGGCTTGCTAAAAAAAGCGTTATATTACTTGGTTCTCTGTAG